From Stegostoma tigrinum isolate sSteTig4 chromosome 4, sSteTig4.hap1, whole genome shotgun sequence, a single genomic window includes:
- the amd1 gene encoding S-adenosylmethionine decarboxylase proenzyme isoform X3, translated as MFVSKRRFILKTCGTTLLLQALEPLLELAREYCGFDSIQDFFYSRKNFVKPAHQEYPHRNFQEEVEFLDMVFPNGAAYCMGRMNSDCWYLYTLDMPEDSGIKQPDQTLEVLMSELDPVVMDQFFMKDGVTVNDVTRMSGIRDLIPGSVIDATLFDPCGYSMNGMKVDGTYWTIHITPEPDFSYVSFETNLAQTSYDDLIKKVVDVFKPGKFVTTLFVNQNSKCRNSFSSPQKIEGFKRLDRQCAQFNDYNFVFSSYVKNCQRQQS; from the exons ATGTTTGTCTCCAAGAGACGTTTCATTTTGAAGACATGCGGTACCACCCTCTTACTGCAAGCACTGGAACCCCTGTTGGAACTTGCTCGTGAGTACTGCGGCTTTGATTCCATTCAG GATTTTTTCTATTCCCGCAAAAACTTTGTGAAGCCAGCACATCAGGAGTACCCACATAGGAACTTTCAGGAGGAGGTAGAATTTCTGGATATGGTGTTCCCAA ATGGGGCGGCCTATTGTATGGGACGTATGAACTCTGATTGCTG GTATCTTTACACTCTGGATATGCCAGAGGATAGTGGGATCAAACAGCCGGATCAGACACTTGAGGTTCTGATGAGTGAGCTTGATCCAGTTGTCATGGACCAGTTCTTCATGAAAGATGGTGTTACTGTAAATGATGTCACTCGA atgagtgGAATTCGTGACCTGATACCAGGTTCAGTCATTGACGCCACATTGTTCGATCCTTGTGGGTATTCAATGAATGGAATGAAAGTGGAT GGAACATACTGGACAATTCATATCACCCCAGAGCCAGACTTCTCTTATGTTAGTTTTGAGACTAACCTGGCCCAGACTTCGTATGATGACCTAATCAAAAAAGTTGTAGATGTCTTCAAGCCAGGGAAATTTGTCACAACGCTTTTTGTTAACCAG AATTCCAAATGTCGCAATTCATTTTCTTCTCCCCAGAAAATTGAAGGATTCAAGCGCCTCGATCGCCAGTGTGCCCAGTTCAATGATTACAATTTTGTCTTTTCTAGTTATGTCAAGAAttgtcagagacagcagagtTGA